In Comamonadaceae bacterium OS-1, a single window of DNA contains:
- the decR_1 gene encoding DNA-binding transcriptional activator DecR, which yields MPLDNFDLAILEILQKDNSVPQRAIAEAVHLSAPAVQRRIRKLQDSGVIRANVAVLDAAKIGLPLTIITEVHIENERPDRTAPLRARIAAEPAVQQCYSVTGEADYLLIVTVASMADYEALTRRLFEGDDNIRRFRTSVTLGWLKSSMQLPLDKALPGA from the coding sequence ATGCCCCTTGACAACTTTGACCTAGCCATTCTGGAAATCTTGCAAAAGGACAACAGCGTGCCCCAGCGCGCGATTGCCGAGGCGGTGCATTTGTCGGCCCCGGCGGTGCAGCGCCGCATCCGCAAGCTGCAAGACAGCGGCGTGATCCGCGCCAACGTGGCGGTGCTGGACGCGGCCAAGATCGGCCTGCCGCTGACCATCATCACCGAGGTACACATCGAGAACGAGCGGCCCGACCGCACCGCCCCCTTGCGCGCCCGTATCGCCGCCGAGCCTGCGGTGCAGCAGTGCTACAGCGTGACCGGCGAGGCCGACTACCTGCTGATCGTGACCGTGGCCTCCATGGCCGACTACGAGGCGCTGACCCGGCGGCTGTTCGAGGGCGACGACAACATCCGCCGCTTTCGCACCTCGGTCACGCTGGGCTGGCTAAAGTCCAGCATGCAGTTGCCGCTGGACAAGGCGCTGCCTGGCGCTTAA
- the vapC_3 gene encoding tRNA(fMet)-specific endonuclease VapC, producing the protein MNGTEFLLDTNVVIGLLKGHAPAIALAEQQGLQLDKSAVSQITRMELLGYPQLTDEEDHAIRSFLAACRVQVIDDRVEAQAIRLRRSGLFKLPDAIVAATAITHSLRLLTLDQRMVQGMQKLT; encoded by the coding sequence ATGAATGGGACTGAGTTTTTGCTGGACACCAATGTGGTGATTGGCCTGCTCAAAGGCCACGCACCTGCGATTGCACTGGCGGAACAGCAAGGTTTGCAGCTCGATAAATCTGCGGTCAGCCAAATCACCCGCATGGAATTGCTGGGTTACCCGCAGCTGACCGATGAAGAAGACCACGCAATTCGCTCGTTTTTGGCAGCATGCCGAGTCCAAGTGATCGACGACCGCGTAGAGGCCCAAGCCATCCGCTTGCGGCGCAGCGGCTTGTTCAAACTGCCCGATGCCATCGTCGCGGCGACAGCCATCACCCATTCCCTGCGTTTATTGACCCTGGACCAGCGCATGGTGCAAGGTATGCAGAAACTTACCTAG
- the afr_1 gene encoding 1,5-anhydro-D-fructose reductase, producing the protein MSKLKIAVAGAGMIGQAHIAVLAQSHRCTLSAIVDPSPAAVATAAQAGVPLYPSLAALLAASKPDAKLDGMVLATPNHLHLPQALECMAAGVPILLEKPIAATLDQGLQLQKVAEETQAPVLIGHHRAHSPIMAKAREVVDSGKLGKLVSVMGSAQFFKPDDYFASGPWRTQPGGGPILINLIHEVHNLRMLCGDITAVQAFASHATRGFAVEDTVAINLRFANGVLGSFMLSDTAASARSWEQTSQENPAYTSYTDEDCYLLAGTFGSLAVPTMRLKTYPRAEDRSWWKAFEVGVVGMVRDDPLKRQMEHFADVIQGRAAPLVSARDGVQNLRVTEAIAQAAKTGQVVTV; encoded by the coding sequence ATGAGCAAGCTGAAAATCGCCGTGGCAGGCGCGGGCATGATTGGCCAGGCACACATCGCGGTACTGGCCCAGAGCCACCGCTGCACCCTGTCGGCCATCGTCGACCCGTCCCCCGCCGCCGTGGCCACCGCCGCCCAGGCCGGGGTGCCGCTCTACCCCTCGCTGGCCGCACTGTTGGCCGCAAGCAAGCCCGACGCCAAATTGGACGGTATGGTGCTGGCCACGCCCAACCACCTGCACCTGCCGCAGGCGCTGGAGTGCATGGCGGCAGGTGTGCCCATCCTGCTGGAAAAACCCATCGCCGCCACCCTGGACCAGGGCCTGCAACTGCAAAAAGTGGCGGAAGAAACACAAGCCCCCGTGCTCATCGGCCACCACCGCGCCCACAGCCCCATCATGGCCAAGGCCCGGGAAGTGGTGGACAGCGGCAAGCTCGGCAAACTGGTCAGCGTGATGGGCAGCGCCCAGTTCTTCAAGCCCGACGACTACTTTGCCAGCGGCCCCTGGCGCACCCAGCCCGGCGGCGGCCCCATCCTGATTAACCTGATCCACGAGGTGCACAACCTGCGCATGCTGTGCGGCGACATCACCGCCGTGCAGGCTTTTGCCAGCCACGCCACGCGCGGCTTTGCGGTGGAAGACACGGTGGCCATCAACCTGCGCTTTGCCAACGGCGTGCTGGGCAGCTTCATGCTGAGCGACACCGCCGCCAGCGCCCGCAGCTGGGAACAGACCAGCCAGGAAAACCCGGCCTATACCAGCTACACCGACGAAGATTGCTACCTGCTCGCAGGCACCTTCGGCAGCCTGGCCGTGCCCACCATGCGCCTCAAAACCTACCCCCGCGCAGAAGACCGCTCGTGGTGGAAGGCGTTTGAGGTGGGCGTGGTCGGCATGGTGCGCGACGACCCGCTCAAGCGCCAGATGGAGCACTTCGCGGATGTGATCCAAGGCCGGGCCGCGCCGCTGGTGAGTGCACGCGATGGGGTGCAGAACCTGCGGGTGACGGAGGCGATTGCGCAGGCGGCGAAGACGGGACAGGTGGTCACTGTCTGA
- the cbiB_2 gene encoding cobalamin biosynthesis protein CbiB, with amino-acid sequence MWWAGEATVYVAAWFLQKSILQLPQALGAWPGGLLAALLLGLLLKPLLAWAMLRSEVLAVEAALHGSLDAGRQRLAWLVSRDVAALTEGQVRESAIESLAENLNDSVVAPIFWFVLLGLPGAALYRFANTADAMWGYRGERNGRHWEWAGKWAAWVDDVLSWLPARITAALLMVLAYRTEWRALRQQARLTPSPNSGWPMAAMALCLGVRLGKPGVYTLHPAGRVPRAADTQRAVVLARNAVLALIPLAWIALYLIAI; translated from the coding sequence ATGTGGTGGGCGGGAGAAGCTACGGTTTATGTAGCAGCATGGTTTTTGCAGAAAAGTATTCTGCAGCTCCCCCAAGCCCTGGGTGCATGGCCCGGCGGGCTGCTGGCGGCGCTGCTGCTGGGACTGCTGCTCAAACCCCTGCTGGCCTGGGCCATGCTGCGCAGTGAGGTGCTGGCGGTAGAGGCCGCCCTGCACGGGTCGCTGGATGCCGGCCGCCAGCGCCTGGCCTGGCTGGTCAGCCGCGACGTGGCTGCGCTTACCGAGGGCCAGGTGCGCGAGAGCGCCATCGAGTCACTGGCCGAGAACCTGAACGACTCGGTCGTCGCCCCCATCTTCTGGTTCGTGCTGCTGGGCCTGCCCGGTGCGGCGCTGTACCGGTTCGCCAATACCGCCGATGCGATGTGGGGCTACCGGGGCGAGCGCAATGGGCGGCACTGGGAATGGGCGGGCAAGTGGGCCGCCTGGGTCGACGACGTGCTGAGCTGGTTGCCCGCGCGCATTACCGCCGCGCTGTTGATGGTGCTGGCCTACCGCACCGAGTGGCGGGCGCTGCGCCAGCAGGCGCGCCTCACCCCATCCCCCAACAGCGGCTGGCCCATGGCCGCGATGGCGCTGTGCCTGGGCGTGCGCCTGGGCAAGCCGGGCGTGTACACCCTGCACCCGGCAGGGCGCGTACCCCGGGCCGCCGACACGCAGCGGGCCGTGGTTTTAGCAAGAAATGCGGTGCTAGCGCTTATTCCATTGGCGTGGATAGCTCTTTATTTGATAGCGATATGA
- the hisC_2 gene encoding histidinol-phosphate aminotransferase: MNDFHHGGPDALGVPLFDFSTNSNACGPCPHALAAVQQADATRYPDPQYTALRAQLAEFHGVDTQRVLLAASASEFIHRISALHRGQGVCLPKHHYGDYAQAARAWGLVSADAHHAQLLWVCEPSSPLGQAHPGLVDLVDGLQPGQSVVLDCAYAPLRLEGTPSLDAAHMDRVWQLWTPNKALGLTGIRAAYVIAPLGADTAPLQALCPSWPVGAHGVAMLQAWCQPDAQAWLAQSLVTLREWKARQLILCRTLGWECVPSVANFFCARPPGEDLALRLQRLRARGVKLRDAESFGLGGYVRLGVLAPGGQDALGRG, from the coding sequence ATGAACGATTTCCACCATGGTGGCCCGGACGCACTGGGCGTGCCGCTGTTTGACTTTTCCACCAACAGCAACGCCTGCGGCCCGTGCCCCCATGCCCTGGCCGCCGTGCAGCAAGCCGATGCCACCCGTTACCCCGACCCGCAGTACACGGCGCTGCGGGCGCAGTTGGCCGAGTTCCATGGTGTGGATACGCAACGCGTGCTGCTGGCGGCCAGCGCCAGCGAATTCATCCACCGCATCAGCGCGCTGCACAGGGGGCAGGGTGTGTGCCTGCCAAAACACCACTACGGCGACTACGCGCAGGCGGCGCGGGCCTGGGGTTTGGTGTCTGCCGATGCCCATCACGCGCAACTGCTGTGGGTCTGCGAGCCGTCCAGCCCGCTGGGGCAGGCGCATCCCGGTCTGGTGGACCTGGTCGATGGTTTGCAGCCAGGCCAGAGTGTGGTACTAGACTGCGCTTACGCCCCGCTGCGCCTGGAAGGCACGCCCAGCCTGGATGCCGCGCACATGGACCGGGTGTGGCAGCTATGGACTCCCAACAAAGCCCTGGGCCTCACCGGCATCCGCGCCGCCTACGTGATTGCCCCGCTGGGGGCGGACACCGCGCCGCTGCAGGCCCTGTGCCCGTCCTGGCCGGTGGGCGCGCACGGCGTGGCGATGTTGCAGGCCTGGTGCCAGCCAGACGCTCAGGCTTGGTTGGCGCAGAGCCTGGTGACGTTGCGGGAGTGGAAAGCTCGGCAGCTTATTCTGTGCCGCACGTTGGGGTGGGAGTGTGTGCCCAGCGTCGCGAACTTCTTTTGCGCCCGGCCGCCGGGGGAGGATTTGGCGTTGCGGCTGCAGCGGCTGCGGGCGCGGGGGGTGAAGTTGCGGGATGCGGAGTCGTTTGGGTTGGGGGGCTATGTGCGGTTGGGGGTGTTGGCGCCGGGGGGGCAGGATGCGTTGGGGCGGGGGTAA
- the rhtA gene encoding threonine/homoserine exporter RhtA yields the protein MATTHFQRAIPFLAVLGAVTALGIGTSWAKQLFPLVGAQGTTAVRVGFSALLLLVLWRPWRWHLSRADAISIACYGATLGAMNLMFYMSLRTLPFGLAVAIEFAGPLTVAIAASRRRVDFAWLALAGFGLLMLLPLGLGDRELDPVGVLYALGAAVLWGLYIVYGKRVGHLHAGHSVSLGLLVAAIVVVPVGIAHAGAALLSPTVLLVGVCVAAISSAIPISLEMVAMKRLPKEAFGIMISMEPAVAALLAMGLLDEHLDSRQWLAIACIMAASMGSAATARRPQAKLLQAACSAA from the coding sequence ATGGCGACAACACATTTCCAACGGGCAATTCCATTTTTGGCAGTTCTGGGCGCGGTGACCGCGCTGGGCATCGGCACCTCCTGGGCGAAACAGCTGTTTCCACTGGTGGGCGCGCAGGGCACGACGGCCGTGCGGGTCGGGTTTTCGGCCCTGCTCTTGCTAGTGCTGTGGCGGCCCTGGCGCTGGCACTTGTCGCGTGCCGACGCCATCTCCATCGCCTGCTATGGCGCCACGCTGGGCGCGATGAACCTGATGTTCTACATGTCTTTGCGTACGCTGCCGTTTGGGCTGGCCGTGGCCATCGAATTTGCCGGGCCGTTGACGGTGGCCATCGCCGCGTCCCGCCGCAGGGTGGACTTTGCCTGGCTGGCGCTGGCCGGCTTCGGCCTGCTCATGCTGCTGCCGCTGGGCCTGGGGGACCGCGAGCTGGACCCGGTGGGTGTGCTGTACGCGCTGGGGGCGGCGGTGCTGTGGGGCCTGTACATCGTTTATGGCAAACGCGTGGGCCATCTGCATGCCGGGCATTCGGTGTCGCTGGGCCTGCTGGTGGCGGCCATCGTGGTAGTGCCTGTGGGCATTGCACACGCCGGTGCCGCGCTGCTGTCGCCCACGGTGCTCCTGGTGGGGGTGTGCGTGGCGGCGATCTCCAGCGCCATCCCGATCTCGCTGGAGATGGTGGCCATGAAGCGGCTACCCAAAGAGGCTTTCGGCATCATGATCAGCATGGAGCCCGCAGTGGCCGCGCTACTGGCCATGGGCCTGCTGGACGAACACCTGGATTCCCGGCAGTGGCTGGCCATCGCCTGCATCATGGCCGCCTCGATGGGCAGCGCCGCCACCGCCCGGCGGCCTCAGGCCAAGTTGCTGCAGGCCGCCTGCTCGGCGGCCTGA